A window of the Emys orbicularis isolate rEmyOrb1 chromosome 1, rEmyOrb1.hap1, whole genome shotgun sequence genome harbors these coding sequences:
- the CRYAA gene encoding alpha-crystallin A chain translates to MDITIQHPWFKRALGPLFPSRLFDQYFGEGLFDYDLLPLFSSTISPYYRHSLFRTVLESGISEVRSDRDKFTILLDVKHFSPEDLSVKIMDDFVEIHGKHNERQDDHGYISREFHRRYRLPSNVDQSAITCSLSADGMLTFSGPKVQSNMDTSYSERPIPVSREEKPASAPSS, encoded by the exons ATGGACATTACCATCCAGCACCCCTGGTTCAAACGAGCTCTTGGACCCTTATTTCCAAGCCGTTTGTTTGACCAGTATTTCGGAGAGGGTCTTTTCGATTATGATCTCctgcctttgttctcttccaccatCAGCCCCTATTACAGGCACTCTCTCTTCCGCACCGTTCTGGAATCAGGCATTTCAGAG GTGAGGTCTGACCGGGACAAGTTTACAATCCTCCTGGATGTAAAACACTTCTCTCCCGAAGATCTGAGTGTGAAGATTATGGATGACTTTGTGGAAATCCATGGCAAGCACAATGAGAGACAG GACGACCATGGCTACATTTCCCGCGAATTCCACCGCAGATACCGCCTGCCTTCCAACGTGGACCAATCTGCCATCACCTGCTCCCTGTCTGCTGATGGCATGCTGACTTTCTCTGGCCCAAAAGTCCAGTCCAACATGGACACCAGCTACAGCGAGAGACCCATTCCTGTATCCCGAGAGGAGAAGCCCGCCTCGGCTCCTTCTTCCTAG